A single region of the Mycobacterium avium subsp. avium genome encodes:
- a CDS encoding thioesterase family protein: MTDAYYELIDSDASGERFRATDLARGTWSATIQHGGPVSALLTRALERCEQRDDTRLSRVVIDLLGGVPVEGDLWVRAEVQRPGKQIELLGAQMLAPGPDGAPRPVARASGWRLQHQDTGSLAHAAAPLPRPRAEAYDRNLKARDWDRNYVHSLQWLWLTEPLSEGPGESWISPTVDLVKGESMTRLQRLFAVADCANGIGSKLDITKWTFLNTDLAVHVFRVPDGDWIGIRAETSYGPDGIGTTIGTLFDEQGAVGAIQQSVLVRRRPGRA, encoded by the coding sequence ATGACCGACGCCTACTACGAGCTGATCGACTCCGACGCGTCGGGCGAGAGGTTCCGGGCCACCGATCTGGCGCGTGGCACCTGGTCGGCGACGATCCAGCACGGCGGTCCGGTGTCGGCACTGCTGACGCGGGCCCTGGAGCGCTGCGAGCAGCGCGATGACACCCGGCTGTCCCGGGTGGTGATCGACCTGCTGGGTGGGGTGCCGGTCGAGGGCGACCTGTGGGTGCGCGCAGAGGTGCAGCGCCCCGGCAAGCAGATCGAACTGCTCGGCGCCCAGATGCTGGCGCCGGGGCCCGACGGCGCCCCGCGGCCGGTGGCGCGCGCCAGCGGCTGGCGGTTGCAGCACCAGGACACCGGATCCCTGGCGCACGCGGCGGCGCCGCTGCCGCGTCCGCGGGCCGAGGCCTACGACCGCAACCTCAAGGCGCGCGACTGGGACCGCAACTACGTGCACAGCCTGCAGTGGCTGTGGTTGACCGAGCCGCTGAGCGAGGGCCCCGGGGAATCCTGGATCAGCCCGACCGTCGACCTGGTGAAGGGCGAATCGATGACCCGGCTACAGCGGCTGTTCGCGGTGGCCGACTGCGCCAACGGCATCGGCAGCAAGCTGGACATCACCAAGTGGACGTTCCTCAACACCGATCTGGCCGTGCACGTGTTCCGGGTCCCCGACGGCGACTGGATCGGCATCCGGGCCGAGACCAGCTACGGGCCGGACGGGATCGGCACGACGATCGGCACGTTGTTCGACGAGCAGGGCGCCGTGGGCGCCATCCAGCAGTCGGTTCTGGTGCGCCGGCGGCCCGGTCGGGCCTAA
- a CDS encoding cytochrome P450: MDFAYDPFDAEVMANPLPYYRILRDHHPVYYMPQWDTFALSRFDDIWRVLEVNNGTFVASEGTLPPASVLAQHNDGPVDDSPLHPLPFHAMFDADLYGEIRRTHSRPFRPRAVTDLEGRIRTLANERLDELLARGSFDLTQEYGGVVVATIVCELLGIPTDLAPQVLAAVNAGSLAEPGVGVDTGQARPNYFEFLLPAVQRRRADPSGPPLEVVDGLLGYQLPDGSALDDLEVATQMLCIFIGGTETVPKIVAQGLWELSRHPDQLAAVRADPQHNIPVAREEMIRYCTPAQWFARTVRKPFDIHGQTLNPGQRVITLLASANRDEREYPDPDDFVWDRPIRRSLAFGRGQHFCIGYHLARLEVAVLLQEWLRRVPDYAIRADAATRLPSSFQWGWNKIPVEV, translated from the coding sequence GTGGACTTCGCCTACGATCCCTTCGACGCCGAGGTGATGGCAAACCCGTTGCCGTACTACCGGATTCTGCGCGACCACCACCCGGTGTACTACATGCCGCAGTGGGACACCTTCGCGCTGTCCCGGTTCGACGACATCTGGAGGGTGCTCGAGGTCAACAACGGCACCTTCGTCGCCTCGGAGGGCACGCTGCCGCCGGCATCGGTGCTGGCCCAGCACAACGACGGCCCGGTCGACGACTCGCCGCTGCACCCGCTGCCGTTTCACGCCATGTTCGACGCCGACCTCTACGGCGAGATCCGTCGCACCCATTCGCGCCCGTTCCGGCCGCGGGCGGTCACCGACCTCGAGGGCCGGATCCGGACCCTGGCCAACGAACGCCTGGACGAGCTGCTGGCGCGCGGCTCCTTCGACCTGACCCAGGAGTACGGCGGGGTGGTGGTGGCCACCATCGTCTGCGAATTGCTGGGCATCCCAACCGATCTCGCGCCGCAGGTGCTCGCCGCGGTCAATGCCGGCAGCCTGGCCGAGCCGGGCGTCGGCGTTGACACCGGGCAGGCGCGCCCCAACTACTTCGAGTTCCTGCTGCCCGCGGTGCAGCGCCGCCGCGCCGACCCGTCCGGGCCGCCGCTCGAGGTGGTGGACGGCCTGCTCGGCTACCAGCTGCCCGACGGCAGCGCGCTCGACGACCTCGAGGTGGCGACCCAGATGCTGTGCATCTTCATCGGCGGCACCGAGACGGTGCCCAAGATCGTCGCCCAGGGGCTCTGGGAGCTCAGCCGGCATCCCGACCAGCTGGCCGCCGTGCGCGCCGACCCGCAGCACAACATTCCGGTGGCCCGCGAGGAGATGATCCGCTACTGCACGCCCGCACAGTGGTTCGCGCGAACGGTGCGCAAGCCCTTCGACATTCACGGGCAGACCCTCAACCCGGGCCAGCGGGTGATCACCCTGCTCGCCTCGGCCAACCGCGACGAACGCGAATACCCCGACCCCGACGACTTCGTCTGGGACCGGCCCATCCGCCGCTCCCTGGCCTTCGGCCGCGGCCAGCACTTCTGCATCGGCTACCACCTAGCCAGGCTGGAAGTGGCTGTGCTGCTGCAAGAATGGCTGCGCCGGGTACCCGACTACGCGATCCGGGCCGACGCCGCCACCCGGTTGCCGTCCAGCTTCCAATGGGGCTGGAACAAGATCCCGGTGGAGGTCTGA
- a CDS encoding acyl-CoA thioesterase has product MESELSKVSQESTEWTVQGLLDLFEVRPDGQDRFTADTAGDIGGGGDERQVVEGTQVLAQAIVAVAKRFGDKSVRSAHAVFSRAVAVGPPIELVLDVVAEGRSTATAVVAVHQNGRRCLSITVLADVPTGDVIRHQLPRPDVAGPADANPSPMPMVGRELRLVDVVDVNSPDEVGPPELYAWLHYDPIPTRDDLAKALLAYFTGHLGISTTMRAHPGIGTAQAHLTVSTAPMSISVAFHEPVRWDGWLLYSHESTQVGAGMSYVRGTVHTEQGELLASFAQEALIRPLRTSDTAIDSRARF; this is encoded by the coding sequence GTGGAATCCGAGTTGAGCAAGGTTTCCCAGGAATCGACCGAGTGGACGGTGCAGGGCCTGCTGGATCTGTTCGAGGTGCGGCCCGACGGGCAGGACCGGTTCACCGCCGACACCGCCGGTGATATCGGGGGCGGGGGCGACGAACGCCAGGTGGTCGAGGGCACCCAGGTGCTCGCGCAGGCGATCGTCGCGGTGGCCAAGCGGTTCGGTGACAAGTCGGTGCGCTCGGCGCACGCCGTGTTCTCCCGCGCAGTCGCGGTCGGACCGCCCATCGAGCTGGTCCTCGACGTCGTGGCCGAAGGCCGGTCCACCGCCACCGCCGTCGTCGCCGTGCACCAGAACGGCCGGCGCTGCCTGAGCATCACCGTGCTGGCCGACGTGCCCACCGGCGACGTCATCCGCCACCAGCTGCCCCGGCCCGACGTCGCCGGGCCCGCCGACGCCAACCCCTCCCCGATGCCGATGGTCGGCCGGGAGCTGCGCCTGGTGGACGTCGTCGACGTCAACAGCCCCGACGAGGTCGGCCCGCCGGAGCTGTACGCCTGGCTGCACTACGACCCCATCCCCACCCGTGACGACCTGGCCAAGGCGCTGCTGGCCTACTTCACCGGGCACCTGGGCATCTCCACCACCATGCGCGCGCATCCGGGCATCGGCACCGCCCAGGCGCACCTGACCGTGTCCACCGCGCCGATGAGCATCTCGGTCGCCTTCCACGAGCCGGTGCGCTGGGACGGCTGGCTGCTCTACAGCCACGAGAGCACCCAGGTGGGCGCCGGAATGTCGTATGTGCGCGGCACCGTGCACACCGAACAGGGCGAGCTGTTGGCCTCCTTCGCGCAGGAGGCGCTGATCCGCCCGCTGCGCACCAGCGACACCGCGATCGATTCCCGGGCCCGCTTCTAA
- a CDS encoding CoA transferase, translating to MAGPVEGVTVVELGVWVAGPAAGGILADWGADVIKIEPPTGDPARMFGRMLGCDLGLNPPFEMDNRSKRSVVLDLSSEPERRAAFELLSGADVFLTNVRPGALQRLGLDFASVSAANPRLVYGLITGYGESGPDADRAAFDVAAFWSRAGVAHLLTRPGDTPPFQRGGMGDHSAGMTMAAAVCAALLARERTGAGQLVTTSLYRQGAYTVSFDLNTYLMSGQPIAIGQRESMGNPCMNNYAASDGRRFWIVGLEPERHWPALCRAVGRPEWRDDPRFADARARAANSVALIAALDEIFATRPLDEWAQIFANEPDFFWSPVNSLEDVVADEQFHAAGGIVYVPDGADDQAAVPMVATPADFHGTPWAPRSAAPELGQHTAEVLAELKARRGS from the coding sequence ATGGCGGGACCGGTGGAAGGCGTCACAGTCGTCGAACTCGGGGTCTGGGTGGCCGGGCCGGCCGCCGGCGGCATCCTGGCCGACTGGGGCGCCGACGTGATCAAGATCGAGCCGCCGACCGGCGACCCGGCCCGCATGTTCGGCCGCATGCTGGGCTGCGACCTGGGGCTGAACCCGCCGTTCGAGATGGACAACCGGTCCAAGCGCAGCGTCGTGCTGGACCTGAGCAGCGAACCGGAGCGCCGGGCGGCGTTCGAATTGCTTTCCGGCGCAGACGTTTTCCTGACCAACGTGCGGCCCGGGGCGCTGCAGCGGCTGGGGCTGGACTTCGCGTCGGTGTCGGCGGCCAACCCCCGGCTGGTGTACGGGCTGATCACCGGGTACGGGGAGAGCGGGCCGGACGCCGACCGCGCCGCCTTCGACGTGGCCGCGTTCTGGTCCCGCGCCGGGGTGGCCCATCTGCTCACCCGGCCCGGCGACACGCCCCCGTTCCAGCGCGGCGGCATGGGCGACCATTCGGCCGGGATGACGATGGCCGCGGCGGTGTGCGCGGCGCTGCTGGCGCGCGAGCGCACCGGGGCCGGCCAACTGGTGACCACCTCGCTGTACCGGCAGGGCGCCTACACCGTCAGCTTCGACCTGAACACCTACCTGATGAGCGGCCAGCCCATCGCGATCGGGCAACGCGAGTCGATGGGCAACCCGTGCATGAACAACTACGCCGCCTCCGACGGACGGCGGTTCTGGATCGTCGGGCTCGAGCCCGAGCGGCACTGGCCGGCGTTGTGCCGCGCGGTGGGCCGCCCCGAGTGGCGCGACGATCCCCGCTTCGCCGACGCCCGCGCCCGCGCCGCCAACTCGGTGGCGCTGATCGCGGCGCTGGACGAGATCTTCGCGACCCGCCCGCTCGACGAGTGGGCGCAGATCTTCGCCAACGAACCGGACTTCTTCTGGTCGCCGGTCAACTCGCTGGAAGACGTGGTGGCCGACGAGCAGTTCCACGCCGCGGGCGGGATCGTTTACGTGCCCGACGGCGCCGACGACCAAGCCGCGGTGCCGATGGTGGCCACCCCGGCGGATTTCCACGGCACGCCGTGGGCACCGCGTTCTGCGGCACCGGAACTCGGGCAGCACACCGCGGAGGTCCTCGCCGAGCTCAAGGCGCGCCGGGGCTCCTGA
- a CDS encoding TetR/AcrR family transcriptional regulator, with product MSHPVRATAIADTDTSTRQRILAATAEVLGRNGKTKLSLSDVATQAGVSRPTLYRWFASKEELLSAFSAYERQIFESGLVKATAGLKGVDKLDAVLRFIVDYQHSYSGVRMVDVEPEHTIAQFSGVIPQMREGLQRHLPGPNAAVKAATVIRIAISHYIVRSDDADQFLAQLRHAVGIKAPTD from the coding sequence ATGAGCCACCCGGTCCGGGCGACGGCGATCGCCGACACCGACACCTCGACCCGCCAGCGCATTCTGGCGGCCACCGCCGAGGTGCTCGGTCGCAACGGCAAGACCAAGCTCAGCCTGTCCGACGTCGCCACCCAGGCCGGGGTGTCCCGCCCGACGCTGTACCGCTGGTTCGCCTCGAAAGAGGAGCTGCTGTCGGCGTTTTCGGCCTACGAGCGCCAGATCTTCGAAAGCGGCCTGGTCAAGGCCACCGCGGGTCTCAAGGGTGTGGACAAGCTGGACGCGGTGCTGCGGTTCATCGTCGACTATCAGCATTCCTACTCCGGCGTCCGCATGGTCGACGTCGAGCCCGAGCACACCATCGCCCAGTTCTCCGGGGTGATCCCGCAGATGCGCGAGGGCCTGCAGCGCCACCTGCCCGGACCCAACGCCGCGGTGAAGGCGGCCACGGTGATCCGGATCGCGATCTCGCACTACATCGTGCGCAGCGACGACGCCGATCAGTTCCTGGCCCAGCTGCGCCACGCCGTCGGCATCAAGGCGCCGACCGACTGA
- a CDS encoding SRPBCC family protein, giving the protein MGIVTTSSETAFTQSAETVYDFVTNPQNWTKTYPGSAHIGKLPELPLRVGDTWEETGPDGDRIFSWQLAAAVRPSLFVFTSIGRLGHDRDGNGGLPGRITVCYRFTRPGHDITLFSRTMTIEADKDAPLPDQLFVQANPARIDAYHEAVARELAALD; this is encoded by the coding sequence TTGGGCATCGTCACCACCAGCTCGGAGACCGCGTTCACCCAGTCCGCCGAAACGGTGTACGACTTCGTCACCAATCCGCAGAACTGGACCAAGACCTATCCCGGCAGCGCCCACATCGGCAAGCTGCCCGAGCTTCCGCTGCGGGTGGGCGACACCTGGGAGGAGACCGGCCCCGACGGCGACCGGATCTTCAGCTGGCAGCTGGCCGCCGCGGTGCGCCCGTCGCTGTTCGTGTTCACCTCGATCGGCCGGCTGGGCCACGACCGCGACGGCAACGGCGGCCTGCCGGGCCGCATCACGGTCTGCTACCGGTTCACCCGCCCCGGCCACGACATCACGCTGTTCTCCCGCACCATGACGATCGAGGCGGACAAGGACGCCCCGCTGCCCGATCAGCTGTTCGTGCAGGCCAACCCGGCCAGGATCGACGCCTACCACGAGGCCGTCGCGCGGGAGCTCGCCGCGCTCGATTGA
- a CDS encoding SMP-30/gluconolactonase/LRE family protein, with protein sequence MIPEPLVNGFCFGEGPRWFEGLLWFSDMLGEAVHTTTMGGALTTLPLPGHCPSGLGFRPDGSLLIASTRDRRVLRYDGETVVTVAELADIAPADLGDMVVDRAGRAYIGCQAFTGGAIIRLDPDDRATVVADDLDFPNGMAITPDGATLIVAESTGRRLSAFAIDDDGALSDRRVFADGLDGPPDGIALDADGGVWAAMTLAHQFERIVAGGAVTDRIDIGDRVAIACALGGPQRRTLFLLSSTDAYPQRLVGTRLSRLDAVTVTTPGAGLP encoded by the coding sequence ATGATCCCCGAGCCACTGGTCAACGGGTTCTGCTTCGGCGAGGGCCCGCGCTGGTTCGAGGGTCTGCTGTGGTTCTCCGACATGCTCGGCGAAGCGGTGCACACCACCACCATGGGTGGCGCGCTGACCACCCTGCCGCTGCCCGGGCACTGTCCGTCCGGGCTGGGATTCCGCCCCGACGGCTCGTTGCTGATCGCCTCCACGCGCGACCGGCGGGTGTTGCGCTACGACGGCGAAACGGTGGTCACCGTCGCCGAACTCGCCGACATCGCGCCGGCCGACCTGGGCGACATGGTGGTCGACCGCGCGGGCCGCGCCTACATCGGCTGCCAGGCCTTCACCGGCGGCGCGATCATCCGGCTGGACCCCGACGACCGTGCGACCGTGGTGGCCGACGACCTGGACTTCCCCAACGGCATGGCGATCACCCCGGACGGGGCGACGCTGATCGTCGCCGAGTCCACCGGGCGGCGGCTGAGCGCGTTCGCCATCGACGACGACGGCGCACTGTCGGACCGGCGGGTCTTCGCCGACGGCCTGGACGGGCCGCCCGACGGCATCGCGCTGGACGCCGACGGCGGGGTGTGGGCGGCGATGACGCTGGCGCACCAGTTCGAGCGGATCGTGGCCGGCGGCGCCGTCACCGACCGCATCGACATCGGCGATCGCGTGGCCATCGCCTGCGCACTGGGCGGTCCGCAGCGCCGCACGCTGTTTTTGTTGTCGAGCACGGACGCCTATCCTCAGCGTCTGGTCGGCACCCGCCTGTCCCGGTTGGATGCCGTCACGGTGACCACGCCCGGCGCCGGCCTGCCCTGA
- a CDS encoding acyl-CoA dehydrogenase family protein: MDFSRVELSAQDAAFQQSTRAFLAEHVTDEVRRRDRETGENFSEPVHVALGEAGYLESDWKLESEGGFDPVRRRIFQLEIGRAHTPWFHWGTTAVVARLVKQFGAPELADAILPGVLSGKIRLCLGYTEPEGGSDVATCKTRAVRDGSGWIINGSKMFTSNAQNAEYVFLLTNTDPRRPKHKNLTMFLVPLDSAGIEIQGIRTVDGDRTNIVYYSDVRVDDLYRIGEVNGGWTVMRFALDAEHGITDPQDHGLQNISMLSEHGHLMAEAADGVAAILARPDAAGRRPIDDESVKYRLGRGMARIEAAMSTPGMYGRVALIQTMREVSQELMDLLGTASALPTDTPGSPDDGAIEFIFRHAVPAGIYGGTMEVFRNMIAQHELGLGRPSYGR, from the coding sequence ATGGACTTCTCCCGGGTAGAACTTTCGGCGCAGGACGCGGCCTTCCAGCAGAGCACGCGCGCGTTCCTGGCCGAGCACGTCACCGACGAGGTGCGCCGGCGTGATCGCGAAACCGGCGAAAACTTCAGTGAGCCGGTGCATGTGGCGCTGGGTGAAGCGGGTTACCTGGAATCGGATTGGAAGCTGGAGTCCGAGGGCGGATTCGATCCGGTGCGCCGGCGGATTTTTCAGCTCGAGATCGGCCGCGCGCACACGCCGTGGTTCCACTGGGGCACCACGGCGGTGGTCGCGCGGTTGGTCAAGCAATTCGGGGCGCCCGAACTCGCCGACGCGATCCTGCCCGGCGTGTTGTCCGGGAAGATCCGGCTCTGCCTGGGCTACACCGAACCCGAGGGCGGCTCCGACGTCGCCACCTGCAAAACCCGGGCCGTGCGGGACGGGTCGGGCTGGATCATCAACGGCTCCAAGATGTTCACCTCGAACGCGCAGAACGCCGAGTACGTCTTCCTGCTCACCAACACCGATCCGCGGCGGCCGAAACACAAGAACCTGACCATGTTCCTGGTGCCGCTCGACTCAGCGGGCATCGAGATCCAGGGCATCCGCACCGTCGACGGCGACCGCACCAACATCGTCTACTACAGCGACGTGCGCGTCGACGACCTCTACCGCATCGGCGAGGTCAACGGCGGCTGGACGGTGATGCGGTTCGCCCTCGACGCCGAACACGGCATCACCGACCCCCAAGACCATGGCCTGCAGAACATTTCGATGCTCTCCGAGCACGGCCACCTGATGGCCGAGGCGGCCGACGGGGTCGCGGCCATCCTGGCCAGACCCGATGCGGCCGGCCGCCGGCCCATCGACGACGAGTCGGTCAAATACCGGCTCGGGCGCGGCATGGCCCGCATCGAGGCGGCCATGTCGACCCCCGGCATGTACGGACGCGTGGCGCTCATTCAAACCATGCGTGAGGTATCCCAGGAACTGATGGACCTGCTGGGGACCGCATCGGCCTTGCCCACCGACACCCCGGGTTCACCCGACGACGGCGCCATCGAGTTCATCTTCCGGCACGCCGTGCCCGCCGGCATCTACGGCGGCACCATGGAGGTGTTCCGCAACATGATCGCCCAGCACGAGCTGGGGCTCGGACGGCCTAGCTACGGGCGCTGA
- a CDS encoding LLM class F420-dependent oxidoreductase, whose product MRFTITHPMHSHPYNRELVSGDGIAKVAAAAEAAGIHGFGFTDHPAPSQRWLEAGGHDALDPFVALGFAAATTSTLRLIPNIVVLPYRNPFVVAKSGATLDLLSGGRFTLAVGVGYLKREFAALGVSYDERAELFEEALQVIRAVWTGDDISFEGRHFSARGITAHPRPVSSPHPPIWIGGNTAAARQRVADYGDGWCPFPAPPQLARTAGTAVIDSVAKLADGIADLRRRCDAAQRDWSTIDITFTNFEGGSPVDDEFNADAYLDGLDKLAKLGVTWVSVHLPGDSMAHALETLDRFRTLVVDAA is encoded by the coding sequence ATGCGCTTCACCATCACCCACCCGATGCACAGCCATCCCTACAACCGGGAGCTGGTCAGCGGGGACGGCATCGCCAAGGTGGCCGCGGCGGCCGAGGCGGCCGGGATCCACGGCTTCGGCTTCACCGACCACCCCGCGCCGTCGCAGCGCTGGCTCGAGGCCGGCGGGCATGACGCGTTGGATCCTTTCGTGGCACTGGGTTTCGCCGCCGCCACCACGTCCACGCTGCGGTTGATCCCCAACATCGTGGTGCTGCCGTATCGAAACCCGTTCGTGGTGGCCAAATCCGGCGCCACCCTCGACCTGCTCTCCGGCGGCCGCTTCACCCTCGCCGTCGGCGTGGGCTACCTCAAGCGCGAGTTCGCGGCGCTGGGCGTCAGTTACGACGAGCGCGCCGAGCTGTTCGAGGAGGCCCTGCAGGTGATCCGCGCCGTGTGGACCGGCGACGACATCTCGTTCGAGGGAAGGCATTTCAGCGCCCGCGGCATCACCGCGCATCCCCGGCCGGTCAGCAGCCCGCATCCGCCGATCTGGATCGGCGGCAACACCGCCGCCGCGCGCCAGCGGGTGGCCGACTACGGCGACGGCTGGTGCCCGTTTCCCGCCCCGCCGCAGCTGGCCCGGACGGCCGGCACCGCCGTCATCGACTCGGTGGCCAAACTCGCCGACGGCATCGCCGACCTGCGTCGCAGATGCGATGCGGCGCAACGTGATTGGTCGACGATCGACATCACCTTCACCAACTTCGAGGGTGGTAGCCCCGTCGACGACGAATTCAACGCCGACGCCTATCTCGACGGCCTGGACAAGCTGGCCAAGCTGGGGGTGACCTGGGTGAGCGTGCACCTGCCCGGCGACAGCATGGCCCACGCGCTGGAGACCCTGGACCGGTTCCGCACCCTGGTCGTCGACGCCGCCTAG
- a CDS encoding zinc-binding dehydrogenase yields MWCYRIVAPYRFEPTAIDDKTPECLADGQVLLRFSAAGVCGSDLPAFRGARGRLPGDDGRSGPEKDGFPIHEVAGEVIASRHPAHRPGDRVVGWASGFDGLMERVVSDGDGLAPYDPALSPAQAVGLQPLACVLYACEQLELAGKHVAIIGQGSIGLLFSYVAKAAGARRVTGVDPIDRRDVARAFGVDDPVRATSDRWVSQLDPADRADVVIEAVGHQVATLAHAIDAAAPGGTVFYFGVADDDTYPISMRTMLRNNLTLKSGVTLDRRRMLELAGKFAAEHPWLLGAYLTHTFGVDEVQDAFELACRPVADRIKIAIAG; encoded by the coding sequence GTGTGGTGCTACCGGATCGTCGCGCCGTATCGGTTCGAACCGACCGCGATCGACGACAAGACCCCCGAGTGCCTCGCCGACGGGCAAGTGCTGCTGCGGTTTTCGGCCGCCGGCGTGTGCGGCAGCGACCTGCCCGCCTTCCGCGGCGCCCGGGGCCGGCTGCCCGGCGACGACGGCCGCAGCGGCCCCGAGAAGGACGGCTTTCCCATCCACGAGGTCGCCGGCGAGGTGATCGCCAGCCGGCATCCGGCGCACCGTCCCGGAGACCGCGTCGTCGGCTGGGCATCCGGATTCGACGGCCTGATGGAACGCGTCGTCAGCGACGGCGACGGGCTGGCGCCCTATGATCCGGCGCTCAGCCCGGCGCAGGCGGTCGGGCTGCAGCCGCTGGCCTGCGTGCTCTACGCCTGCGAGCAGCTCGAGCTGGCCGGCAAGCACGTCGCGATCATCGGCCAGGGATCGATCGGCCTGCTGTTCTCCTACGTCGCCAAGGCGGCCGGCGCGCGGCGGGTCACCGGAGTGGACCCCATCGACCGCCGCGACGTGGCAAGGGCGTTCGGCGTCGACGACCCGGTGCGCGCCACCAGCGACCGCTGGGTCAGCCAGCTCGACCCCGCCGACCGCGCCGACGTCGTCATCGAGGCCGTCGGCCACCAGGTCGCCACCCTGGCGCACGCCATCGACGCCGCCGCGCCCGGCGGCACCGTGTTCTACTTCGGTGTGGCTGACGACGACACCTACCCGATCAGCATGCGGACCATGCTGCGCAACAACCTCACCCTGAAATCCGGTGTGACACTGGACCGGCGGCGGATGCTGGAGCTGGCCGGCAAGTTCGCCGCCGAGCATCCCTGGCTGCTGGGCGCCTACCTGACCCACACGTTCGGCGTCGACGAGGTGCAGGACGCCTTCGAGCTGGCCTGCCGGCCGGTCGCCGACCGGATCAAGATCGCGATCGCCGGGTGA
- a CDS encoding DUF427 domain-containing protein, which yields MSLVAGRGPLSSDPAGRFSPPIPAEVVYVEPHPRRVQAVKDGRSVIDTERALMVHRRGRPLSYVFPADEVAGLPGEPEPEAPGFVHVPWDAVDTWWEEGRKLVHYPPNPYHRVDCRGTRRRLRVRVGGTTLVDTDHTTIVFETALPPRLYVDPAHVRTDLLRRSETTSYCNYKGFATYWSLVDGDRVVDDVGWCYPDPPPESLPIKGFLSFDDTRVELLAELPVSARS from the coding sequence ATGTCTTTGGTGGCCGGGCGGGGTCCGCTCAGCAGCGATCCGGCGGGGCGGTTCTCGCCGCCGATCCCCGCCGAGGTCGTCTACGTTGAACCGCATCCCCGGCGGGTGCAGGCGGTCAAGGACGGGCGTTCGGTGATCGACACCGAACGGGCGCTGATGGTGCACCGGCGGGGGCGGCCGCTGAGCTACGTCTTCCCGGCCGACGAGGTCGCCGGCCTGCCCGGGGAGCCGGAGCCGGAGGCGCCCGGTTTCGTCCACGTCCCCTGGGACGCCGTGGACACCTGGTGGGAGGAGGGACGCAAGCTCGTGCACTACCCGCCCAATCCGTATCACCGTGTGGACTGCCGGGGCACCCGCCGGCGGCTGCGGGTGCGCGTCGGCGGCACCACGCTGGTGGACACCGACCACACGACGATCGTTTTCGAGACCGCCCTGCCGCCCAGGCTGTACGTCGATCCCGCGCACGTGCGCACCGATCTGCTGCGCCGCTCGGAGACGACGAGTTACTGCAACTACAAGGGTTTCGCGACGTACTGGTCGCTGGTCGACGGCGACCGGGTGGTCGACGACGTCGGCTGGTGCTATCCGGATCCGCCGCCGGAAAGCCTGCCCATCAAGGGTTTTCTGAGTTTCGACGACACCCGCGTCGAGCTGCTGGCCGAGCTGCCGGTCAGCGCCCGTAGCTAG
- a CDS encoding HpcH/HpaI aldolase family protein — MTAPSNLRLALNRRTPIFGGWVTGPTLLGPEEFARAGYDYVGFDAQHGYLDDADIAGVLRRIEHLPIGTVVRLPNADAAPIGRVADAGADAVVIAMIESPDQAAAAVAATRYPPAGVRSFGPLRVSLGHDPAAHESRVSVFAMIETAAALSGITQICAVDGLTGIYVGPADLAISLGAGVIGATRQPEVLDAIVHIHKAATKAGLVTGIHAGDGSTGHAMAQLGFDMITLAAEAQALRRGAAEHLREATQ, encoded by the coding sequence GTGACCGCGCCGAGCAACCTGCGGCTGGCCCTGAACCGGCGGACCCCGATATTCGGCGGCTGGGTCACCGGCCCGACACTGCTGGGGCCGGAGGAATTCGCCCGCGCCGGTTACGATTACGTCGGCTTCGACGCCCAGCACGGCTATCTGGACGACGCCGACATCGCCGGCGTGCTGCGCCGCATCGAACACCTGCCGATCGGCACCGTGGTGCGCCTGCCCAACGCCGACGCCGCACCGATCGGGCGGGTGGCCGACGCCGGGGCCGACGCCGTCGTCATCGCGATGATCGAGTCGCCCGACCAGGCCGCGGCCGCGGTGGCCGCCACCCGCTACCCGCCGGCGGGCGTGCGCAGCTTCGGCCCGCTGCGCGTCAGCCTGGGCCATGATCCGGCGGCCCACGAGTCGCGGGTCAGCGTGTTCGCGATGATCGAGACCGCGGCGGCGCTGTCCGGCATCACCCAGATCTGCGCCGTCGACGGGCTGACCGGAATCTACGTCGGCCCCGCCGATCTGGCCATCTCGCTGGGCGCCGGCGTGATCGGCGCGACCCGGCAGCCGGAAGTGCTCGACGCGATCGTGCACATCCACAAGGCGGCCACCAAGGCCGGCCTGGTCACCGGCATCCACGCCGGGGACGGCAGCACGGGACATGCCATGGCGCAGTTGGGATTCGACATGATCACGCTGGCCGCCGAGGCACAGGCACTGCGCCGCGGCGCCGCCGAACACCTGCGTGAGGCGACGCAATGA